The region CGTCCAGTACTGCCCCATGGCCAGTGTGCCCACGGCCCCGCCGATCAGTCCCGCCAGTACGTTCCGGTATGCGCTCATGCCGCCCACCGTACCCAGCCGCCCGGGGCGGCAACTGGAACGCGGGGCCCAGGGTGAAGGAAAGCTGCAAGGGCCGTCAGCGGAACATGAACGTGGGGCCACCCCCAAGTCAGAGGTGGCCCCACGCGTTCAGATCCGGTCAGACGATCGGGGTGACGTCCCGTTCGGGCAGGCCGCTGCGGTGCGCGTCACGCAGGGCCGCCAGCGCCCGGCCCCGGTGGCTGACCGCGCGCTTTTCCGGCACCGTCATCTCGGCCAGGGTGCGGGTGTCGCCGTCCGGGACGAACAGCGGGTCGTACCCGAAGCCGTTCGCGCCGCGCGGGCCTTCGAGCAGCGTGCCGGGCAGTTCACCGCGGTACGTTTCGAGGTGCCCGTCCGGGTACGCCAGGATCACGACGGACACGAACTTCGCGCGGCGGTTCTTCTCGCCGCGCAGTTTCTCCAACAGGTACACGTTGCGTTCCACGTCGTTGTCGCGGTTGCCGTAACGGGCGGAGTACACGCCGGGCTCGCCGCCCAGCGCCTCGACCTCGATGCCGCTGTCGTCCGCCAGCGCGGGCCGCCCGGTCATCAGCGCGGCGGCGCAGGCCTTCAGGGCCGCGTTCTCCTCGTACGTCGCGCCAGTCTCGTCCGGCAGGGGCAGGCTGCCCAGCGGGCTGAGGGTCCAGCCGGTGCCCTGCAGGGCCTCCTCGATCTCCCGGACCTTCCCGGCGTTGCTGGTCGCCACCACCACGTTCATGCCCGCATCAGTCGTCACGCCCCGCAGTGTAGGGGATCAGGCCGAGCCGCTGCATGAAGCGCGGCCGCGCCCCCTCCGGTGGGGGGCCCGGGGTCAGTGCGCCGCCGCGACCGCGCGAACCACGTCGTCCTGCACGGCCCGCAGGGTCAGGATCGGCGTCTCTTCCGGGCCGTTCATGATCACCGCGAAGGCCAGCACGTGCCCGCTGCGGCCCGTCACAAACCCGGCCAGGGCGCTCACGCCGGGCAGCGTGCCGGTCTTGGCGCGCACGTCCAGGCCCGCGCCGCGCAGCCGCAGCGCCATCGTCCCGCCGCGCCCGTCGTGCTCCGGGACGTTCTCGCCCGTTCCCGCCTGCGGGAGGGCCTCGGCGAACGCGTTCCCGCGCGCCCGGTACAGCGCCTCCGGCAGCCCCGCCTTCCCGGGCAGCGGCGCGGGCAGGTCGAACTGCTCGCGCAGCACGGCCACCAGCACGCGCGGGCTCAGGCGGTTGTCGCGGCTCAGGCCGCTGCCGTCGTGCAGTTCCACCCCGCTGAGGTCCGCGCCGATGCGGCGCAGGTACGCCCGTTCGCGCGCCAGCGCCCCACGCAGCGTGCCGTTCGCGCCGTGCGCCAGGGTGCCCAGCAGTTCCTCGGCACGCAGGTTGTCGCTGGGGCGCAGGGTAGCCGCCAGCACCCGGAACGGCGACGCGCTGCGCACACTGGCGATTCCCTGCTCCGGGCGGGCAGCGGCGGGCGTCACCGGATCCGGCGGCAGCACCCGCCCCTGGTCATCCGTCCGGGCGGGCGGCACCCACGCCTGCCACGGAGCGGCGCGCCCCACGTCCTCCCGCGTGACCCGCACGCCCGCCGCACGCAGCTGCGCGGTCAGCGCCGCGCCCAGCCGCTCCCGCGCCGCCTGCGCCGAGACGGGCGGATCGTCGTGCCACGCCGCGAGCCGCAGCGCCGTCATGGGCGCCCCCAGCGGCACCTCCCACGCCGCCGAGTCGAACCCCAGGTCGTCCACGCGCACCTCGCCCACCTCGCGCAGTCCCCGCGCGTACGCCTGCCGCGCCAGCGCCCGCAGGCTGTACGCGCCGTCGGCCACGCTCAGGGTCGGGTCGCCACTGCCGCGCAGCGTCACCGCCTTCACCGACGCCCGGCCCACCTGCGCCGCCGGAACGGTCAGCTCGGCACTCCACCAGCCGCCCGCGCCGCCCCGCTCGTCCAGCACGGCCGCGGCCGTCACCAGTTTCGTGGTGCTCGCCGGAATGAGCGCCCGGTCCGGCTGCCGCGCCTCCAGCACCGCCCGCGTCCGCAGGTCCTGCACGAGCACCACCGTCTCCACGTCCCCCGGCAGTCCCCGCAGGGCCGCGCGCACCCCCGCACTCAGGCCCGGCTCGCGCGACAGGTGCAGCGTCACCGGCGCCTCCGCGGCGGGGGCGGCCACCTGCGCCGCCCCGGTCAGACCCAGCAGGGCGGCAATCAGGAAGGCGCGGCGCATGCCGCCCAGGATAAGGGCAGAACGTGAGGGCATGACGACCGCTCAGGGCGACCCTCCCTCTGTCCCGTCAGCAGTCCTCGACGCGCACCCCGAACGTCACTTCCATCCAGCGGACGCGGGCCAGCACGGCGGCCGGTTCCAGTGGCGCGGCCACCTCGACCGGCCCCAGGTCGCGGCTCAGGACGTGCTTCCCGAGGGCCGCCTCGCTGAACGTCGCGGCCCCCTGCCCGGCCAGGGTCAGCAGGCGCCCCCCCATCTCCAGCCGCACGGCGTCCCGGAACGCCCGCACCTGAGCGTGGAACTCGTCGGCGGGCACGGTCAGCTGCCCGGTCTGTGGCAACCAGGACCGCCACGAATCGTCGTCCGGTTCGTCCGGGGGATGCCACGAGACCAGCACGTCGGTCCCCACGGGCCGGAAGCGTACGTAGAAAGTCGTGCTCACGTTGTCGTGCGCGTACGCGATCTCGACCCTGGC is a window of Deinococcus grandis DNA encoding:
- the rdgB gene encoding RdgB/HAM1 family non-canonical purine NTP pyrophosphatase, yielding MNVVVATSNAGKVREIEEALQGTGWTLSPLGSLPLPDETGATYEENAALKACAAALMTGRPALADDSGIEVEALGGEPGVYSARYGNRDNDVERNVYLLEKLRGEKNRRAKFVSVVILAYPDGHLETYRGELPGTLLEGPRGANGFGYDPLFVPDGDTRTLAEMTVPEKRAVSHRGRALAALRDAHRSGLPERDVTPIV
- a CDS encoding D-alanyl-D-alanine carboxypeptidase/D-alanyl-D-alanine-endopeptidase; its protein translation is MRRAFLIAALLGLTGAAQVAAPAAEAPVTLHLSREPGLSAGVRAALRGLPGDVETVVLVQDLRTRAVLEARQPDRALIPASTTKLVTAAAVLDERGGAGGWWSAELTVPAAQVGRASVKAVTLRGSGDPTLSVADGAYSLRALARQAYARGLREVGEVRVDDLGFDSAAWEVPLGAPMTALRLAAWHDDPPVSAQAARERLGAALTAQLRAAGVRVTREDVGRAAPWQAWVPPARTDDQGRVLPPDPVTPAAARPEQGIASVRSASPFRVLAATLRPSDNLRAEELLGTLAHGANGTLRGALARERAYLRRIGADLSGVELHDGSGLSRDNRLSPRVLVAVLREQFDLPAPLPGKAGLPEALYRARGNAFAEALPQAGTGENVPEHDGRGGTMALRLRGAGLDVRAKTGTLPGVSALAGFVTGRSGHVLAFAVIMNGPEETPILTLRAVQDDVVRAVAAAH